In the Zingiber officinale cultivar Zhangliang chromosome 5A, Zo_v1.1, whole genome shotgun sequence genome, TCTTGGTTtgcacattttttatttttattttttttaaaaatacgtATTTCTGAAAAAtggtattttatttatatttttcatatctattttaaaaaaaaagataatattttctgaaaaatataaaatatttaaaaattattttctattttctagaaaatataTGTTTGTCAAAAAATAAAGTGCAAATTAAACGcatatattttttactttttgttGTTTACTTCCACTGATAACTTAGATAACTCGAGAGCATTGAAGAGACTTCATTGGAAATAACACCTACATCCTCTAACGCGTACTCTTATCTACAAGTCGGATCTAATTTCTACCTCATCAAATGACTCACTGATAGACCTCTTTGTCCAGTCAACTATCAACATCTACATAGTATTTGCTTCAGTATCCACCTCGATGAACAATTTTCATAGCATCGTGATTCGTGAGAGATAGGTATGAATAAATATTAAGTGCAAACCAACCAGTCAGGTTGGGCCCATAAGAAAAGAGAAGGTTGGGTTCAATATGTGGGTTTAGGAAATAGCTAAGTCCAAAAAATTTAACATGATTAGCAGTCATATCCGAAGTCAGAGGATGCTCTGAAATCATATTTAGAATTCGAAGGTGCAAGCTCCGGagttgaatttagaatttgaAGATACTCAGGAGTCGGAGATAGAATCATGAGATATTTGGGAAATATGTTTAGACCCATGAGGTGCTCAAGAAACATGAGAGAGGTTCCGGAGGAGGACACAGAGCCCAATAGTATTTGGTAAAGGGGGGAGCATAGGTTTGATTTGGTTCAGAAGCAATAAAAAGTATCACTAATAATAATTATCACACTAATAATAATTATCACGGACGGAAGTTTTTAGATGGTCATTACTAAATAAAAAGACTAATAATGATTGGTTATATCATAAAAGGCACTGTTATATAGTAATAGgtataaaagaaaaatcataacTCAAGAGAAAGGATgtctatataaattttaaaagattgttTGGTTGATGAATATGAGAATGAAATAATAGTAAAAGATATTATTTAGGTTATGAATTTGAGaatgataattaaaaaataatttataaatttattagaattaatcaAATTCATATAATTAGATAGATTTTATTTCTATTCCATCTTACTATTAAACTCATATTAAATTTCTTTCCTcctttacattttttattttattttttaatcagtaTCCAGGAGTCATGACCACTTAGATatcggatatatatatatatatatatatatatatatatatatataaacttgtgATGTTATTGGTGTATTTCATATCGTTGTTGGGCTTAGTCCGTACGTTCTTGGTTGGCTTTCTGATGGCATCTCTAATGGGCTCGTTAAAACGCATCGGGAGATTCGGTGACCTTCGCACGTACTTTTTACCGTGAGATATTCGGATCTCCAATCATAGATTTCTCCTTCTATATAACACAACCTCTTATCGCTTCCCCTCTCCTCTTCCCTTTCTGCATCTTCCCTCCCGCTTCTAGGGTTTGGATTCCTTTTTTTCCCCGATTGCTGGGCTTCGATTGCGTCCTTATTCTCCCCAGAGATGATGCAGCCGGCGGGAGGGATGGGCCAGGCTCCGATCGGCGACCAGCAACCCCAGGGGCAGCAGTGGACCGCGATGTCGCTGCCTCAGGCGCCGTCGCAGGCACAGTATTACCAGATGCAGGCGCCGCTGATGTGGAACAACCAGCCCTCGCAGGTGCCCCCGCCTGTGCCGTACCAGGCTCCTCCGTCGGTGCCTATGATGGCCCAGCCGGCGTCTGCAGATGAGATCCGGACGCTGTGGATGGGCGACCTGCAGTACTGGATGGATGAGGGTTATCTCTATGGTTGCTTTGCCCATACTGGAGAGGTGATACTAACTTGTCCTTATTGGTTGAGTGTTTGAGAATTTTGAGGGATAGGTTCTTTGCCACCGTACTTGCAGATTAAACTAGGTTTGCTTCCCTGATATGCCAAAAGCTAATCCCTCCCCTTCTTTGGCTTCCACGTTCTGATTTTCTCTTTCTTCACAATCTGAATTATTTTGATGTATAGTTAATTTGTTATGTCTTACTTTTTATCTGGGACTATTTGACAATTTTAAGAGATTGGCTTGATTCTCTCAAGTACTCGCTTTTTTGCATTTTATTATAAATTACCAATGGTTTAAAAAGCTAACTGACTGGTTTACTTCATCCTGGCTTGTGATGCTAAAACTGGACAAGACCTGCTTATGGATACACAACCAACACGTTATACGTACTTTTGTATTGTATAGTCATGTTTGCTTTCATGAACTAGCCAATTGATGAAAAAAAATTTATGCCATGTCCGGTCATAAGTGAGTCAAACTGTTTGATCTGTTTATGCCATCTTTATCGAatggttttttttttgttcttacgTATATTATGAGTTGTCTTGGAAAACTCACTTTATGTATGCTGGAGTTTGAAGCCAAGATTTTCTTTTCCTCCACCAGGGAATTCATTTTCATCCAtaattcaataaaaatattttaatgcaCACAAGATATTGTTTTCTTCATATAACAAAAAAGGGGATAGACCAAACatgacttggttagcaacaataaaataagataaagtttatttaaatatagatgatgatatagtatggGATAAGACTTTGTTGTTGTATTGTTTTCTTCATATAACACTAGCAAATCAATCATTGTGTCATGATTTATCTCTTGGTAAAGGACTATTTTCTGGTACAGATGGCAGAACATGTTTACGATTCTCAATTTTATATCTAGATGGTGATATATCCATCTAGCTGTGCTATTTTTTGACTGACTTTTAAGAATGTTTGTTTAAGAGTTAGGGAACTTGATTGCTATGAAATGCGTACAAGCTTGTATTGTTCTAggattttcatttttttcccttttgCCTCTTTCTTTTGTTATGATTTATTACctatttaccttttcctttggaAAGGATTTAGTTTGTATATTGTTCCACTGTGTGATTGCTTTAAGCTGCTTGTCTTTtgctatctttttttttaaactaaaattgTTTTGTCAAAAATATTAATTGAAATCACTCTATACTTGATTCAGGTTGTTTCTGTAAAAGTTATTCGGAATAAGCAGACTGGGCAATCTGAGAGTTATGGTTTTATTGAGTTTATAACCCGTGCAGCAGCTGAACGAGTTCTTCAAACTTACAATGGTCAAATGATGCCGAATGTTGAGCAAACTTTCCGGCTTAATTGGGCATCATGTGGAGCAGGTGAGAGACGTGGAGATGATGGATCTGACTACACAATTTTTGTTGGGGATTTGGCGGCAGATGTTACAGATTACCTGCTACAAGAGACGTTCAAGAATCGATATCCATCAGTTAAGGGTGCAAAAATTGTGACTGATAAGCTTACAGGGCACTCTAAAGGCTATGGTTTTGTTAGATTTGGGGACCCAAATGAACAATCAAGTGCCATGTCTGACATGAATGGAGTTTATTGTTCAACAAGGCCCATGCGGATTGGTCCAGCTGCCAACAAAAAGACATTGAGTTCTCAACAATATTCTTCTGATGGTAAGTAAAAGTGAAGCGATTGCTTGCAACTTTTTTCTGCATTTTCTTCTATCCAAATGCCTATTTGTCCTATATTTTCCTATGCCTAAATGACTTATTCATGTTGTTTAGTTGATGGTTCCAATCTTGTTTACACTTAATTCTCTTAAAAGTGCCTAGTTTGGAAAGGGAATTTCTGAGCTTTGCTCTTTGATTTTCCCGTGTCTGCTATTCACTTGAAGATAGTGGAATTGATATTCCTTCCACCATGCACTTTTGTGAAATTTAGGCTCCTTTACGCATAGTTCTAGACAAGACTTATATAAAGACTCATGTTGTCTCAAAGCAGGACGCCATGTGCCTTCATATAGGGCTTGGAATTGACTTCAGCTGAGATCCATATCTCCCCAGTTAGGTCAGTGTTCTTGATTATGTAACAGCTTGGTCCTTTTATGTTTGTGGCATTTTTCGCTACGTTCCCTTCGAGTTAGAGTGTTATTTTCCAACAGTTATCTACACTCTCAATTTACTTCAGATTTCTTATTCTGTGGCATCTTGTGCTACATTTTCTTTTAATTCTAGTGGTTTGTTCAAAACATTCTTCAAATTCTGCACGTAAATGACTTGGATATAAAAATGGGTACAATATCAGTTTCCACATCTTAATATGAATGAAAAAGGAATGGGGATTTAATTTCCATTCCACTTTGCACTTTGCAATAAAGTTTGTGTAACTATATCCATTCTCACCCAAATATATTGGAACAGTAGAATTCTATTGATGcattttaagaaattaattttagatttaattttatgaATGCACAATCTTCCTTCCATCCCCATTTGCAGCTTAAAGTTTTTAATCCCATACCTGCCCTGCTTGTGTAGTATTGCAACTTTAATTGAGGCATAAGACATGGTTGCCTAAGTATTATAATTTATGCAGTCATAACTGCATGATTTTACATGTTTAAAATAAAGTAAGTTTTGTTGAATAAAATTTAAGCAATGTGTCATTATAAGATTAAATAATTACTAATATGTATTGTCGCTGCtattttaaaccatcacagatAAAGGGTAGATTAGCAACCTTGAGGAGCTTTGTAGTATATTTATTGAAAACGATATAGGTTAGTTAGATTTCTGAACTTCTATTTTTATGTTGAGTCCgtgtaaatattaattaatatgatTTATCATCCTTGTCTGAATTTGCATATTATCTGTCTTTTGTTGAAGTAGAAACAAAATATTAATGTGTACTTAGTAATCTGGGAAGATTATCATATGAATCTAACACCATGTTTGGTTTTCTCCATATCAGACTTCCTTCAAAGTTCAAACACATAATGTGTGCCCAAATCATTTAGGTATTATTCCTATTAATTCATGTGTTCTTGCTTGCAGGTTCTCATCAGAATCTTCAAGGAATTGAATCTGACAATGATCCAAATAATACTACTGTAGGTGCTTTTGTTTTTGTTAATTATCATTATTTGCAAATAATAGTAAGGTAATGTGCAACTAATCTTGATTATTACTACCTTGGCTTTCAGATATTTGTTGGTGGATTGGATCCAAATGTCACAGATGACATTCTGCGGCAAGCATTTGGCCTATATGGGGAGTTGGTATATGTTAAGATACCTGTAGGCAAGCGTTGTGGATTTGTTCAGTTTGCCAACAGGTTTTGCTTTCAAAATGAACATTATCATTCTACCATATCATTTTTGTACCTCTGGTATTCATGTTTATGTGTTACTTGATTTCTTGTTTTAGGGCCAATGCAGAAGAGGCTTTGAGACAACTAAATGGAACACCAGTGGGTGGTCAAAGTGTCCGGCTTTCTTGGGGTCGTAGTCCCGCAAATAAGCAGGTTTATTAGTTGTTGGCTCAGTTAAAATTGTTTGGAATATTCTTGACCATAGAAACATCAAAATTTGATTGCTTCTGACAGCAGCCACAACAAGATCCCAACCAATGGAATGGAAACTACTACGGATACACTCAAAGCTATGAGACATATGGATATGCCCCTACGCTTCAAGATCCTAATACATATGGATATGCTGCCTATCCTGGGTACAATTATCAGCAACAACAGCCACAGCAGCCACAGGTAGCCGTAGCATTACTTGTTTTATAGTTGATGCTGTCTTATCTTAACATAAATAACAATCATAGTGGCTCTTAAACATTTTTCCTTATAGTATTCGTGGTAGGTGGAAAATTCATATGCCTGCTCCTAATTGCATCTCTCAGATCCTCAAATAAGGTTTGTGCACATGCACAACATAAATAGATACTATAATGAGATTGTCTAAGGGTCTCCTAGTCACCATGTGCTTAATTTGACTTAAAACTCATCATTTTGGGGCTTGATTTCTTCTTTTGGCGTGaccaattcaaattttaataatttttatgccttttcaTATCATAATAAACTGAGcattcttgttttccttgtttaTACAAAGAGTTGCTTTCTTTGGAATTCCTTTGAACAAGTCCTACATTTTAGCTAGAAAGTTCATGTAATAATTTGACAATTTATCTTGCTGGGCCTTCCATCTCAAAGTTCATCTTGGAGGAACTAACTTTTGTCTTGCCCTGCAGTGATTGATTTTGCCTATTAAATGCGCTCAAAAAACCATGTGGTGTCCGGGACCGAATACTAGCTGATAAATCTAGCGGCCGGATCTGTCAACTAATTCTTTCATAATCTAGACGCAGTCTAGGTGCTGCCCGGTTTATGATGCTTAGCTAAGAGCTTTCTTTCAGACGTTTGAACACTAGATGTTTATTGACAATGTAGTAATAATTAATGGGATCGG is a window encoding:
- the LOC121981960 gene encoding RNA-binding protein L-like isoform X3; amino-acid sequence: MMQPAGGMGQAPIGDQQPQGQQWTAMSLPQAPSQAQYYQMQAPLMWNNQPSQVPPPVPYQAPPSVPMMAQPASADEIRTLWMGDLQYWMDEGYLYGCFAHTGEVVSVKVIRNKQTGQSESYGFIEFITRAAAERVLQTYNGQMMPNVEQTFRLNWASCGAGERRGDDGSDYTIFVGDLAADVTDYLLQETFKNRYPSVKGAKIVTDKLTGHSKGYGFVRFGDPNEQSSAMSDMNGVYCSTRPMRIGPAANKKTLSSQQYSSDGSHQNLQGIESDNDPNNTTIFVGGLDPNVTDDILRQAFGLYGELVYVKIPVGKRCGFVQFANRANAEEALRQLNGTPVGGQSVRLSWGRSPANKQQPQQDPNQWNGNYYGYTQSYETYGYAPTLQDPNTYGYAAYPGYNYQQQQPQQPQ
- the LOC121981960 gene encoding RNA-binding protein L-like isoform X2 — translated: MMQPAGGMGQAPIGDQQPQGQQWTAMSLPQAPSQAQYYQMQAPLMWNNQPSQVPPPVPYQAPPSVPMMAQPASADEIRTLWMGDLQYWMDEGYLYGCFAHTGEVVSVKVIRNKQTGQSESYGFIEFITRAAAERVLQTYNGQMMPNVEQTFRLNWASCGAGERRGDDGSDYTIFVGDLAADVTDYLLQETFKNRYPSVKGAKIVTDKLTGHSKGYGFVRFGDPNEQSSAMSDMNGVYCSTRPMRIGPAANKKTLSSQQYSSDGSHQNLQGIESDNDPNNTTIFVGGLDPNVTDDILRQAFGLYGELVYVKIPVGKRCGFVQFANRANAEEALRQLNGTPVGGQSVRLSWGRSPANKQPQQDPNQWNGNYYGYTQSYETYGYAPTLQDPNTYGYAAYPGYNYQQQQPQQPQYSW
- the LOC121981960 gene encoding RNA-binding protein L-like isoform X1, translating into MMQPAGGMGQAPIGDQQPQGQQWTAMSLPQAPSQAQYYQMQAPLMWNNQPSQVPPPVPYQAPPSVPMMAQPASADEIRTLWMGDLQYWMDEGYLYGCFAHTGEVVSVKVIRNKQTGQSESYGFIEFITRAAAERVLQTYNGQMMPNVEQTFRLNWASCGAGERRGDDGSDYTIFVGDLAADVTDYLLQETFKNRYPSVKGAKIVTDKLTGHSKGYGFVRFGDPNEQSSAMSDMNGVYCSTRPMRIGPAANKKTLSSQQYSSDGSHQNLQGIESDNDPNNTTIFVGGLDPNVTDDILRQAFGLYGELVYVKIPVGKRCGFVQFANRANAEEALRQLNGTPVGGQSVRLSWGRSPANKQQPQQDPNQWNGNYYGYTQSYETYGYAPTLQDPNTYGYAAYPGYNYQQQQPQQPQYSW